The Streptomyces europaeiscabiei genome window below encodes:
- a CDS encoding S8 family peptidase, producing the protein MLAATLGTALAFGAPGALAGTLPVAPSTAPAAKAHAPAAVPASQSATWVAGTRAYLVITAPGDSSAVRSAIAAGGGTVFSNFDAIGVIVAHSASSGFAATMRAVAGVQQVGATRTSDVPADAYNPALPANPAQASTPAGEPVRADMSQIKADQAWAVNPGSASVKVGILDTGVDDRHQDLAPNFNAADSVSCAYGKPDTRAGAWRDVDTHGTHVAGTVAAAKNGKGVVGVAPGVTIAAVRVAEPGNAFFFAENTICGFVWAGDHGFKVTNNSYYTDPWQFNCPDNIDQAAIIEGVKRAQEYAESKGSLQVAAAGNENYDLAHKTTDSASPNDSTPVTRTITNACLDIPTELPGVVTVAANGTGVTKASFSNYGQGVIDIAAPGSSVYSTVPGGGYGSKSGTSMAAPHVAGVAALIASADPGITPAQIRAKLAAQANDIACPSDSRCTGTTADNAFFGEGQTDALKAVGATPPPGKYFENLADFAVNDNATVESPIAVTGVTGNAPATLKVGVDIKHTYIGDLKVDLVAPDGTVYTLHNRAGAGADNIAQTYTVNASSEVANGTWKLRVNDNAASDTGKIDAWNLTF; encoded by the coding sequence GTGCTGGCGGCCACGCTCGGCACCGCCCTCGCGTTCGGCGCCCCGGGCGCCCTCGCGGGCACGCTCCCCGTCGCCCCCTCCACCGCGCCGGCCGCCAAGGCCCACGCTCCGGCCGCCGTGCCGGCTTCCCAGAGCGCGACCTGGGTGGCCGGCACGCGTGCCTACCTCGTGATCACCGCCCCCGGTGACAGTTCGGCGGTCCGCTCCGCGATCGCGGCAGGCGGCGGCACCGTCTTCTCGAACTTCGACGCCATCGGCGTGATCGTCGCCCACTCGGCGTCCAGCGGATTCGCCGCCACCATGCGCGCCGTCGCCGGCGTGCAGCAGGTCGGCGCCACGCGCACCTCGGACGTCCCGGCCGACGCCTACAACCCGGCGCTCCCGGCCAATCCGGCTCAGGCCTCGACCCCGGCCGGAGAACCGGTCCGGGCCGACATGAGCCAGATCAAGGCCGACCAGGCCTGGGCCGTGAACCCGGGCTCCGCCTCGGTCAAGGTCGGCATCCTGGACACCGGTGTGGACGACCGGCACCAGGACCTGGCGCCCAACTTCAACGCGGCCGACTCGGTCTCCTGCGCCTACGGCAAGCCCGACACCCGTGCCGGCGCCTGGCGGGACGTCGACACGCACGGCACCCACGTGGCGGGCACCGTCGCCGCGGCCAAGAACGGCAAGGGCGTCGTCGGCGTGGCCCCCGGGGTGACGATCGCCGCGGTCCGGGTCGCCGAGCCGGGCAACGCCTTCTTCTTCGCCGAGAACACCATCTGCGGCTTCGTCTGGGCCGGTGACCACGGCTTCAAGGTCACCAACAACAGCTACTACACGGACCCGTGGCAGTTCAACTGCCCGGACAACATCGACCAGGCCGCCATCATCGAGGGCGTCAAGCGCGCCCAGGAGTACGCCGAAAGCAAGGGCTCCCTCCAGGTCGCCGCCGCGGGCAACGAGAACTACGACCTCGCCCACAAGACGACCGACTCCGCGAGCCCGAACGACTCGACGCCGGTCACCCGCACCATCACCAACGCCTGCCTCGACATCCCGACCGAGCTGCCGGGCGTGGTCACGGTCGCGGCCAACGGCACGGGCGTCACCAAGGCCTCGTTCTCCAACTACGGGCAGGGCGTCATCGACATCGCGGCGCCGGGCAGCAGCGTGTACTCCACCGTCCCCGGCGGCGGCTACGGCAGCAAGAGCGGCACCTCGATGGCCGCCCCGCACGTGGCCGGCGTGGCGGCACTCATCGCCAGCGCCGACCCGGGCATCACCCCGGCGCAGATCCGCGCCAAGCTGGCCGCCCAGGCCAACGACATCGCCTGCCCCTCGGACAGCCGCTGCACGGGCACGACGGCCGACAACGCGTTCTTCGGCGAGGGACAGACCGACGCCCTCAAGGCCGTCGGGGCCACCCCGCCGCCCGGCAAGTACTTCGAGAACCTCGCGGACTTCGCCGTCAACGACAACGCGACCGTCGAGAGCCCGATCGCCGTCACCGGCGTGACCGGCAACGCACCGGCCACCCTCAAGGTGGGTGTCGACATCAAGCACACCTACATCGGTGACCTGAAGGTCGACCTGGTGGCGCCGGACGGCACCGTCTACACGCTGCACAACCGCGCCGGCGCCGGCGCCGACAACATCGCCCAGACCTACACCGTGAACGCCTCCTCGGAGGTCGCGAACGGCACCTGGAAGCTGCGCGTCAACGACAACGCCGCCTCCGACACGGGCAAGATCGACGCCTGGAACCTGACCTTCTAG
- a CDS encoding shikimate kinase, with translation MSDDRPAPHPHATAPRPSAGPHPPTGARPPRPHGEERGPHGPRTAPRADVATAPEAGTAPLRRAPGHVGEPPATAPDRSGPAAADGPGSRRSRRARGQAGVRPVAVLVGLPGAGKSTVGRLMADRLGVAFRDTDDDIEHRTGRSVAEIFASAGERRFRELERAAVRAALAEHDGVLALGGGAVIDPATRTLLRNGPVVHVDADVQEVLDRGGAVAGRPLLNGDAAARLRELAVRRAPLYREVARVTVGVRGRSAAQVTRAALAALGLHPAA, from the coding sequence CCGTCCGCCGCGCCCCCACGGCGAGGAGCGCGGCCCGCACGGTCCGCGCACGGCCCCCCGCGCCGACGTCGCCACCGCACCCGAGGCCGGCACCGCGCCCCTGCGCCGGGCGCCCGGACACGTCGGCGAACCGCCCGCCACGGCCCCGGACCGATCAGGGCCCGCAGCAGCCGACGGGCCCGGCTCCCGTCGCTCCCGGCGGGCACGGGGGCAGGCCGGCGTGAGGCCCGTCGCGGTACTGGTGGGGCTGCCCGGGGCGGGCAAGTCGACCGTCGGGCGCCTGATGGCCGACCGGCTCGGGGTCGCTTTCCGCGACACCGACGACGACATCGAGCACCGCACCGGACGGTCCGTCGCGGAGATCTTCGCCTCCGCCGGTGAACGGCGTTTCCGCGAACTGGAAAGGGCCGCGGTCCGCGCCGCACTCGCCGAGCACGACGGTGTCCTGGCACTGGGCGGGGGAGCCGTCATCGACCCGGCCACGCGCACGCTGCTCAGAAACGGCCCGGTGGTCCACGTCGACGCCGACGTCCAGGAGGTGCTGGACCGCGGGGGCGCCGTCGCGGGGCGCCCTCTGCTGAACGGCGACGCCGCCGCCCGGCTGCGGGAGCTGGCCGTGAGGCGTGCACCGCTCTACCGCGAGGTCGCCCGCGTGACGGTGGGCGTCCGGGGCAGGAGCGCCGCGCAGGTCACCCGGGCGGCACTCGCCGCGCTCGGGCTCCATCCGGCCGCCTGA
- a CDS encoding DUF2690 domain-containing protein encodes MNLRRWAAAASVLMMAGAGTAVAAPAHAAPAAGCYGASCEGKDPDVYCADDARSPVGGVRIGQAYVELRYSPSCRAAWARISDASYGNGQFTPFVTVHRNSDGREYTCAVQRGATGCYTRMVNDVNVTSYAKGEWDSGARTYTGRTSSY; translated from the coding sequence ATGAACCTTCGGCGCTGGGCCGCGGCCGCGTCCGTCCTGATGATGGCCGGGGCGGGCACCGCCGTCGCCGCCCCCGCTCATGCGGCCCCGGCCGCGGGCTGCTACGGCGCGTCCTGCGAGGGCAAGGACCCCGACGTCTACTGCGCGGACGACGCGAGGTCCCCCGTGGGCGGGGTGCGGATAGGCCAGGCGTACGTGGAGCTGCGCTACAGCCCGAGCTGCCGGGCGGCGTGGGCGCGCATCTCTGACGCGAGCTACGGGAACGGCCAGTTCACCCCGTTCGTGACCGTCCACCGCAACTCCGACGGGCGCGAGTACACCTGCGCCGTGCAGCGCGGCGCCACGGGCTGCTACACCCGGATGGTCAACGACGTCAACGTGACCTCGTACGCCAAGGGCGAGTGGGACAGCGGCGCGCGGACCTACACGGGGCGCACGTCGAGCTACTGA
- a CDS encoding RNA-guided endonuclease InsQ/TnpB family protein: MAQVAAAAEAGQARYTYRLRVSCAARTALVVEWGRCRWVWNECVAKSRAVHLRNKVTGGKATCGPAQLDRMLTEARARTPWLRAGSSVVQQQVVRDFGRSRAKAHKDIDKRLPMTRRAGMPTYKKMREALPTLNYTRRGFRLKDGRLHLAGGIVLTVVWSRELPAEPSSVRVYQDSLGHWYGSFVVPAQVQPLPETGRALGVDWGVRETATTTSDAHDLPHAGRGRKAKAQLTRYDRMMARRRPEKGKPGSKGYREAKKLRAKAHKKVARQRADTGRKWAKKVVRDHDAIAVEDFRPKFLARTTMARKAADAAIGATKAALIEMGRKHGRDIRLVHPAHTTMDCAHCDARAKRRLPLGERTYTCTACGNVSPRDKNSARVMLVRAGLNPAGADGGRPPGALLQEAA, encoded by the coding sequence ATGGCGCAGGTGGCGGCGGCTGCGGAGGCCGGGCAGGCCCGTTACACGTACCGGCTGCGCGTGTCGTGCGCCGCCCGTACCGCGCTGGTGGTGGAGTGGGGCCGATGCCGCTGGGTGTGGAACGAGTGCGTCGCCAAGTCCAGGGCCGTACACCTGCGCAACAAGGTCACCGGCGGGAAGGCCACGTGCGGTCCGGCTCAGCTCGACCGGATGCTGACCGAGGCCCGCGCCCGTACGCCGTGGCTGCGTGCGGGCTCCTCGGTTGTCCAGCAGCAGGTCGTCCGCGACTTCGGCCGCTCCCGCGCCAAGGCACACAAGGACATCGACAAGCGCCTGCCCATGACGCGCCGGGCCGGGATGCCCACGTACAAGAAAATGCGCGAGGCGCTGCCGACCCTCAACTACACGCGGCGCGGGTTCCGGCTGAAGGACGGCCGGCTGCATCTGGCGGGCGGCATCGTCCTGACGGTGGTGTGGTCGCGGGAACTGCCGGCGGAGCCGTCCTCGGTGCGCGTGTACCAGGACAGCCTCGGGCACTGGTACGGCTCGTTCGTCGTCCCCGCCCAGGTCCAGCCCCTGCCGGAGACCGGCCGCGCACTCGGCGTCGACTGGGGTGTGAGGGAGACCGCGACCACCACGTCCGACGCGCACGACCTGCCCCACGCCGGGCGCGGCAGGAAGGCGAAGGCGCAGCTGACCCGGTACGACCGGATGATGGCCCGCCGCAGGCCGGAGAAGGGCAAGCCCGGATCGAAGGGCTACCGCGAGGCGAAGAAACTGCGGGCGAAGGCGCACAAGAAGGTCGCCAGGCAGCGTGCGGACACCGGCCGTAAGTGGGCCAAGAAGGTGGTCCGCGACCACGACGCCATCGCGGTCGAGGACTTCCGCCCGAAGTTCCTGGCCAGGACCACCATGGCTCGCAAGGCCGCCGACGCCGCGATCGGCGCCACCAAGGCCGCCCTGATCGAGATGGGCCGCAAGCACGGGCGGGACATCCGCCTCGTCCACCCCGCGCACACCACGATGGACTGCGCGCACTGCGATGCGAGAGCCAAGCGTCGTCTGCCGCTGGGTGAGCGCACCTACACCTGCACCGCGTGCGGAAATGTGTCCCCACGGGACAAGAACTCCGCACGCGTCATGCTCGTCCGGGCTGGTCTCAACCCGGCTGGTGCCGATGGCGGAAGACCTCCTGGAGCGCTGCTCCAGGAGGCAGCCTGA
- a CDS encoding AfsR/SARP family transcriptional regulator — MRLHLLGPLELRVGGRVREVGQPRRRAVLAALATDAGRPVPVDTLIDRVWDADPPDGARSVLYAHISRLRRLLEDAAAAESEGAPRDGEGGALRIVRASGGYVLEADENAVDLLLFRALVARGRVCPTEAERVRVLEEALRLWRGAPLPEQAGAWIERMRTVWTGERIEAALAWAGALLREGRPQEVPALLRPLAAEHPLSEPLAVMLVRALGEAGRTAEAVHAYTGIRRQLADELGVPPGRELRAMYAELLSESDTGQPSAEPRPAPAPAVAAPAPIPTQLPMDVRPFTGRDEQLAELTEHLLAGEDVRRTAAVAVSAVSGTAGVGKTALAVHWAHRMRDAFPDGQLYVDLRGYDPEEPVSAAQALAGFLTALGVSGPEIPLRLDDRAARYRTAVDGRRLLVLLDNAASAAQVRPLLPGGPDCRVLITSRDALASLVSLHGAHRVALDALSPDDATALLRALIGPRVDAEPAEAEAMAEQCGRLPLALRVAAELVLSRPAEPLAGLVAELRDRRRRLDLLDGDGDPRAAVRTVFSWSYDRLPELPARLFRLLGLHPGAEVDVHSAAALVGESADRARRALDVLAGAHLVQRTGPGRHGMHDLLRAYAGELAARHDPARDRDAAVARLLDHCLAASATAMDLLYPAERHLRPAVELPAAGLPPLRTAEECRAWLAAAQPALVALCSRTEEPGPSGHTVRLATTLHRHYERSGHYADALAVHTHALRAARSAGDARGEADVLVCLGAVHRRLGDYDSAHRHHDTALALCRRVGYRTGEARHLTNVGVLHELRGQYREAAEHHERAVGLFRAEGDAHGEADVLNNLGIVHELLEDYQASIEKYRRALELYRSTGHPLGEASALGNLGIVVARLGDHAAAAGYFERALTLFRRLGNTGGEGHALSNLGNALHGLGRYDEAAAHQRRALDLFRRTGERYGEAGALNGLGEALHGTGQHTEALDAHASALEAASGIEEREEQARAHLGTALVRQALRDPERAAHHLRAALALYTALDSPRVDEVRTALLLLDTPARTAEETGAEEEG; from the coding sequence GTGAGACTGCACTTGCTCGGCCCCCTGGAGCTGCGGGTCGGGGGGCGGGTGCGCGAGGTGGGGCAGCCGCGCCGGCGGGCTGTCCTCGCGGCGCTGGCGACCGACGCCGGGCGTCCCGTCCCCGTGGACACCCTGATCGACCGCGTGTGGGACGCCGATCCGCCGGACGGGGCCAGGTCGGTCCTGTACGCGCACATCAGCCGACTGCGACGGCTCCTGGAGGACGCCGCGGCGGCCGAGTCGGAGGGTGCCCCGCGGGACGGGGAGGGCGGAGCGCTCCGTATCGTCAGGGCCTCCGGTGGCTACGTCCTGGAAGCGGACGAGAACGCCGTCGACCTGCTGCTTTTCCGTGCGCTCGTCGCCCGGGGCCGGGTGTGCCCCACCGAGGCCGAGCGGGTGCGTGTGCTGGAGGAGGCGCTGCGGCTGTGGCGGGGTGCGCCGCTGCCGGAGCAGGCCGGGGCCTGGATCGAGCGCATGCGGACCGTGTGGACCGGCGAGCGGATCGAGGCGGCGCTCGCCTGGGCCGGGGCCCTCCTGCGCGAGGGGAGGCCGCAGGAGGTGCCCGCCCTGCTCCGCCCCCTGGCGGCCGAGCACCCCCTGTCGGAACCCTTGGCCGTCATGCTCGTCCGCGCCCTGGGCGAGGCCGGGCGGACGGCGGAGGCGGTGCACGCCTACACCGGGATCCGGCGGCAGCTGGCCGACGAACTCGGTGTACCTCCGGGACGTGAACTGCGGGCCATGTACGCGGAGTTGCTGAGCGAGAGCGACACCGGGCAGCCGTCCGCCGAACCGCGCCCCGCGCCCGCCCCGGCCGTCGCCGCCCCCGCGCCGATCCCGACCCAACTCCCCATGGACGTGCGTCCCTTCACCGGCCGTGACGAGCAACTCGCCGAACTGACAGAGCATCTGCTCGCCGGGGAGGACGTCCGCCGAACGGCGGCGGTGGCCGTCTCCGCCGTCTCCGGCACCGCGGGCGTCGGCAAGACCGCGCTGGCCGTCCACTGGGCGCACCGGATGCGGGACGCCTTTCCCGACGGGCAGCTCTACGTCGATCTGCGGGGCTACGACCCGGAGGAGCCGGTGTCCGCGGCCCAGGCGCTCGCCGGGTTCCTCACCGCGCTCGGGGTTTCCGGGCCGGAGATCCCGCTGCGGCTCGACGACCGGGCGGCGCGCTACCGGACGGCCGTCGACGGACGGCGGCTGCTCGTCCTCCTCGACAACGCGGCCTCCGCCGCCCAGGTCAGACCGCTGCTGCCGGGCGGCCCGGACTGCCGGGTGCTGATCACGAGCCGGGATGCGCTGGCGTCGCTGGTGTCGTTGCACGGAGCGCACCGGGTGGCCCTCGACGCGCTGTCCCCCGACGACGCGACGGCGCTGCTGCGCGCGCTGATCGGACCGCGCGTGGACGCCGAGCCGGCCGAGGCCGAGGCCATGGCAGAGCAGTGCGGGCGGCTGCCGCTGGCCCTGCGGGTGGCGGCCGAGCTGGTGCTGTCGCGTCCCGCCGAGCCCCTGGCCGGCCTGGTCGCCGAACTGCGGGACCGCCGACGACGGCTCGACCTGCTGGACGGCGACGGAGATCCGCGGGCCGCGGTGCGCACCGTGTTCTCCTGGTCCTACGACCGTCTCCCCGAGCTGCCCGCCAGACTGTTCCGGTTGCTGGGCCTGCATCCCGGTGCCGAGGTCGACGTCCACTCCGCCGCCGCCCTGGTCGGCGAGTCCGCAGACCGCGCCCGGCGTGCGCTCGACGTGCTGGCCGGCGCGCACCTGGTGCAGCGGACCGGTCCCGGCCGGCACGGCATGCACGACCTGCTGCGGGCCTACGCCGGGGAGCTGGCCGCCCGGCACGACCCGGCGCGGGACCGGGACGCCGCCGTGGCCCGGCTGCTGGACCATTGCCTGGCGGCGTCCGCGACGGCCATGGACCTGCTCTACCCGGCCGAACGGCATCTGCGCCCCGCCGTCGAGCTGCCGGCCGCCGGACTGCCGCCGCTGCGGACGGCCGAGGAGTGCCGCGCCTGGCTGGCCGCCGCCCAGCCGGCCCTGGTGGCGCTGTGCTCGCGGACCGAGGAGCCCGGCCCGTCCGGGCACACCGTGCGCCTTGCCACCACCCTCCACCGGCACTACGAGCGGTCCGGGCACTACGCCGACGCCCTGGCCGTCCACACCCACGCGCTGCGGGCGGCCCGCTCGGCCGGTGACGCCCGCGGCGAGGCCGACGTGCTGGTCTGTCTGGGGGCGGTACACCGGCGGCTCGGCGACTACGACAGCGCGCACCGGCACCACGACACCGCGCTCGCGCTGTGCCGGCGCGTCGGGTACCGGACCGGCGAGGCCCGGCATCTGACCAACGTCGGCGTGCTGCACGAACTGCGCGGGCAGTACCGGGAGGCCGCCGAGCACCACGAGCGGGCGGTCGGGCTGTTCCGCGCGGAGGGCGACGCGCACGGCGAGGCGGACGTGCTGAACAACCTGGGCATCGTGCACGAGTTGCTGGAGGACTACCAGGCGTCGATCGAGAAGTACCGCCGGGCACTGGAGCTCTACCGCTCGACGGGCCACCCGCTGGGCGAGGCCAGCGCGCTCGGCAACCTGGGCATCGTCGTGGCCCGGCTGGGCGACCACGCGGCCGCGGCCGGGTACTTCGAGCGCGCGCTGACCCTGTTCCGACGGCTCGGCAACACCGGCGGGGAAGGGCACGCGCTGTCCAACCTGGGCAACGCGCTGCACGGTCTCGGCCGGTACGACGAGGCGGCCGCGCACCAGCGCCGGGCCCTGGACCTCTTCCGCCGGACCGGGGAGCGCTACGGCGAGGCCGGCGCCCTCAACGGCCTGGGCGAGGCGCTGCACGGAACCGGACAGCACACCGAGGCCCTCGACGCGCACGCCTCGGCGCTGGAGGCGGCGTCGGGGATCGAGGAGCGGGAGGAACAGGCACGCGCCCACCTCGGCACGGCCCTGGTCCGGCAGGCGCTGCGGGACCCGGAGCGGGCCGCGCACCACCTCCGGGCGGCGCTGGCGCTGTACACGGCGCTCGACTCGCCCCGCGTCGACGAGGTGCGCACGGCGCTCCTGCTACTGGACACACCGGCCCGGACGGCCGAGGAGACCGGGGCGGAGGAGGAGGGCTGA
- a CDS encoding acyl-CoA dehydrogenase family protein, with protein sequence MSLMDLLDSGCAAPQETPVTAEDVLARARALAPRLRERSEEMENIRRLPSDVVELLRGTGVFRMAVPRAWGGPGLDAVEQTEVIEALATGDASAAWCAMIGMDTPIYAGFLGEDVARRLLADPDAATAGAIMPMGRAERVPGGYQVTGQWHFGSGITHSTWVVGGVLITRNGELEPGPPGAPGNWRIIVAPVEDFLVQDTWYSTGLAASGSRDYRADGLYVPQEYTFSFAEPRITGAAATADAVLRNMPGVPLGVARAAIDHIRQMAATRIDRATGLPWSDTYRVQTVVARAEMDLSAARYAVYGSLREQWEILEAGDVPTRDEQVATVLARLNAFRTARSVVSDLFDLAATAAVYRPSVLDRWLRDLNTMCQHVIAQEQVLQSAGALLLGGIPHNAYSVGVVHGGTGRHHEG encoded by the coding sequence ATGAGCCTGATGGACCTGCTGGACTCCGGCTGCGCAGCGCCGCAGGAAACTCCTGTCACCGCGGAGGACGTCCTGGCCCGGGCGCGGGCCCTCGCGCCGAGGCTGCGGGAGCGCTCCGAGGAGATGGAGAACATCCGGCGGTTGCCGTCCGATGTCGTCGAACTGCTGCGCGGGACCGGGGTCTTCCGTATGGCCGTGCCCAGGGCGTGGGGCGGTCCCGGACTTGATGCCGTCGAGCAGACGGAGGTCATCGAGGCCCTCGCCACGGGTGACGCCTCCGCCGCGTGGTGCGCGATGATCGGTATGGACACCCCGATCTACGCGGGCTTCCTCGGCGAGGACGTCGCGCGCCGGCTGCTGGCCGATCCCGATGCCGCCACCGCCGGTGCGATCATGCCGATGGGCCGTGCCGAGCGGGTGCCGGGCGGCTACCAGGTCACCGGGCAGTGGCATTTCGGCAGCGGCATCACCCACAGCACCTGGGTCGTCGGGGGTGTTCTCATCACGCGGAACGGCGAGTTGGAGCCCGGTCCGCCGGGCGCGCCGGGCAACTGGCGGATCATCGTGGCACCCGTGGAGGACTTCCTGGTCCAGGACACCTGGTACAGCACGGGTCTGGCAGCCTCCGGCAGCAGGGACTACCGCGCGGACGGCCTGTATGTGCCGCAGGAGTACACCTTCAGTTTCGCGGAGCCCCGCATCACCGGTGCGGCGGCCACCGCGGACGCGGTGCTGCGCAACATGCCCGGTGTGCCGCTGGGTGTGGCTCGCGCGGCGATCGACCACATCCGGCAGATGGCCGCCACCAGGATCGACCGTGCCACCGGGCTGCCGTGGTCGGACACCTACCGTGTCCAGACGGTCGTCGCCCGGGCCGAGATGGACCTGTCGGCCGCGCGGTACGCCGTCTACGGCAGCCTGCGCGAGCAGTGGGAGATCCTGGAGGCCGGTGATGTGCCGACCCGTGACGAGCAGGTCGCCACGGTGCTGGCCCGGTTGAACGCCTTCCGTACCGCCCGTTCGGTGGTGTCCGATCTGTTCGACCTGGCGGCCACCGCCGCTGTCTACCGGCCCTCCGTGCTGGACCGCTGGCTGCGCGACCTCAACACGATGTGCCAGCACGTGATCGCCCAGGAGCAGGTTCTGCAGTCCGCCGGTGCCCTGCTGCTGGGCGGCATCCCGCACAACGCCTACAGCGTGGGCGTCGTCCATGGGGGCACCGGCCGCCACCACGAAGGGTGA
- a CDS encoding FAD-binding oxidoreductase, giving the protein MTVRSVTDLQHEVSAGVGVEAVLDRAVRVVGADRVTRPRGVSGAEPDSVLGPNAGLYRARDVCGVVRPRTAEEVRRVVELFADGRARAPLHAFSTGGNWGLGSREPAGDGAVVLDLSGLDRIRDIDVAGGWAVVEPGVSQARLAELLQGTERMVNVTASSAHTSVVGNALDRGVGLRHQRTEDLTGVEVVLPSGELIRVGWWPEPGRATPVHAHGLGPSLVQLFVQSGLGVVTAATVRLLARPEALRVVRLNFSPDKVRSATAEVRRWVSQGLTRGVVKMYNETAARAYAGPAGQYLVHVCVDGTPEAVDALTEIIVTEAVRSALFSAVSDTDATDPAAAGHDGAVRVERAYAGDPDPTDTLFEAKTGRPAGRLDEEGGFLLFLPLVPFTGPALERAHELVECVGRESGIRCGVTLNALNADVVDCVVTMRFARDTEQAARAHRALDRLYELFTAEGFLPYRLDIEHSDWAGRLTPGVGARAFARRLKDAVDPHRVIAAGRYA; this is encoded by the coding sequence ATGACCGTTCGTTCCGTGACCGACCTTCAGCACGAGGTGTCCGCCGGTGTGGGCGTCGAGGCTGTGCTGGACAGGGCCGTACGAGTCGTGGGCGCCGACCGGGTCACGCGTCCCCGGGGCGTCAGCGGCGCGGAACCGGACTCCGTGCTGGGGCCGAACGCCGGGTTGTACCGGGCGCGGGACGTCTGCGGTGTGGTGCGTCCGCGTACGGCCGAGGAGGTGCGGCGGGTCGTCGAGCTGTTCGCGGACGGCAGGGCCCGCGCCCCTCTGCACGCTTTCAGCACCGGAGGCAACTGGGGCCTGGGCTCGCGTGAGCCCGCCGGGGACGGTGCGGTCGTGCTCGACCTGTCCGGCCTCGACCGGATCCGTGACATCGACGTGGCCGGGGGCTGGGCCGTTGTGGAGCCCGGGGTGAGCCAGGCCCGGCTCGCCGAACTCCTGCAGGGCACCGAGCGCATGGTGAACGTGACCGCCTCCTCCGCGCACACCAGTGTCGTCGGCAATGCCCTGGACCGTGGTGTGGGCCTGCGCCACCAGCGCACGGAGGATCTGACGGGCGTCGAGGTCGTTCTGCCGAGCGGTGAACTGATCCGGGTCGGCTGGTGGCCCGAACCCGGCCGCGCGACCCCGGTCCACGCCCACGGCCTCGGTCCCTCGCTGGTGCAGCTGTTCGTCCAGTCCGGTCTCGGGGTGGTCACCGCGGCCACGGTGCGGCTGCTGGCGAGGCCCGAGGCGCTGCGGGTGGTCCGGCTCAACTTCAGCCCCGACAAGGTGCGCTCCGCGACCGCCGAGGTGCGCCGCTGGGTGAGCCAGGGCCTGACCCGTGGCGTGGTGAAGATGTACAACGAGACCGCGGCCAGGGCCTACGCCGGCCCGGCCGGACAGTACCTGGTGCATGTGTGCGTCGACGGGACCCCGGAGGCGGTGGACGCGCTCACCGAAATCATCGTCACCGAGGCCGTCCGGTCCGCTCTGTTCAGCGCGGTGTCGGACACCGACGCCACCGACCCGGCCGCCGCGGGCCATGACGGCGCCGTACGGGTGGAGCGGGCCTACGCCGGTGACCCCGATCCGACGGACACCCTGTTCGAGGCCAAGACGGGCCGGCCCGCCGGCCGGCTCGACGAGGAGGGCGGCTTCCTGCTCTTCCTGCCACTGGTTCCCTTCACCGGCCCGGCACTTGAACGGGCGCACGAGCTGGTCGAGTGCGTGGGCAGGGAGAGCGGGATCCGCTGCGGCGTCACGCTCAACGCCCTCAACGCGGACGTCGTCGACTGTGTCGTGACGATGAGGTTCGCCCGTGACACCGAGCAGGCCGCACGCGCCCACCGGGCCCTGGACCGGCTCTATGAGCTCTTCACGGCCGAAGGGTTCCTCCCCTACCGCCTCGACATCGAGCACAGCGACTGGGCCGGCCGGCTGACCCCGGGCGTGGGGGCGCGGGCGTTCGCCCGGCGGCTGAAGGACGCCGTCGACCCCCACCGCGTCATCGCCGCCGGGCGCTACGCGTGA
- a CDS encoding ScbR family autoregulator-binding transcription factor: MARQERALRTRRAILDAAGEVFAEHGYAGATIQDVYNRCGVTKGAFYFHFTSKVELAQAVLDEQVSGQIQYLVVPPRERTVQLQEAMDIGLLVAHRLTFDRMLQGSIRLAVDQVHEINRRVPYQAWIEEHLRILTEAERLGELLPDVEVNDAAQMIVGAFGGVQLMSEVMNDRSDLEERIAVLYSAVARSIATPETLARLDTSCGRGKRLMERVLELEAQAAG, translated from the coding sequence GTGGCACGGCAGGAGCGGGCGCTCAGGACACGACGAGCAATCTTGGATGCGGCCGGGGAGGTCTTCGCGGAACACGGCTACGCAGGGGCCACGATCCAGGATGTCTACAACCGGTGCGGGGTGACGAAGGGCGCCTTCTACTTCCACTTCACGTCCAAGGTGGAACTCGCCCAGGCCGTGCTGGACGAGCAGGTGAGCGGCCAGATCCAGTATCTGGTCGTACCGCCCCGCGAGCGCACGGTGCAGCTGCAGGAGGCCATGGACATCGGCCTGCTGGTGGCTCACCGGCTGACCTTCGACCGGATGCTGCAGGGCAGCATCCGGCTCGCGGTGGACCAGGTGCACGAGATCAACCGCCGGGTCCCATACCAGGCGTGGATCGAGGAGCACCTGAGGATCCTCACCGAGGCCGAGCGGCTGGGCGAACTGCTGCCGGACGTCGAGGTGAACGACGCCGCGCAGATGATCGTCGGCGCGTTCGGCGGGGTCCAGCTGATGTCGGAGGTGATGAACGACCGCAGTGATCTGGAGGAACGGATCGCGGTGCTCTACAGCGCCGTCGCCCGCTCGATCGCGACGCCTGAGACGCTGGCGCGGCTCGACACCTCCTGCGGCCGCGGCAAGCGGCTGATGGAACGCGTCCTGGAGCTGGAGGCGCAGGCCGCCGGTTGA